The following are from one region of the Heterodontus francisci isolate sHetFra1 chromosome 34, sHetFra1.hap1, whole genome shotgun sequence genome:
- the LOC137348706 gene encoding probable G-protein coupled receptor 139, which yields MHAPSRGLAYAIYYTALAAIAVPVNYVTILILSRGRCGLSRCITRYLVSMAVTDLLVIITAVILNRIPGIYFPGSFLSITPVCSVIIALTYAARVSSVWLTVSFTFDRFVAICCQKLKTKYCTKKMAAVIIGMVCTLGCLTNVPWYFIHEPIYIINNVPWYCKLNYIRYTSPVWTVFDWLDHLLTPCLPFLLILLLNALTVRHILVASGGRRRLRAQSNGEYQSDPEMQSRRKSIVLLFTISGSFILLWMTYVIQFLYERFTNDYKIKGFSDPKFILIESANMLQLLSCCTNTFIYAATQRKFREHLKTSVQYPLYAISKLVK from the exons ATGCACGCCCCATCCAGAGGCCTAGCGTATGCCATTTACTACACTGCCCTTGCAGCTATCGCTGTTCCAG ttaattacgTGACGATTCTGATCCTCTCCAGAGGAAGGTGCGGTCTCTCTAGATgtatcactcggtacctggtgtccatggcagtgacagatcttctggtcattatcaccgctGTGATTTTAAACCGAATTCCTGGTATTTATTTCCCAGGGAGTTTCCTGTCCATTACTCCCGTGTGCAGTGTTATCATCGCGCTGACTTATGCAGCTAGAGtcagttctgtctggttaacagtcagtttcacctttgatcgatttgtggccatttgttgccagaagctgaaaacaaaatactgcacaaAGAAAATGGCGGCCGTGATTATCGGAATGGTCTGCACGCTGGGCTGCTTAACCAATGTTCCTTGGTACTTTATACACGAACCCATTTACATAATTAACAATGTGCCATGGTATTGCAAACTTAATTATATCCGTTATACCTCTCCTGTATGGACAGTTTTTGATTGGTTAGACCACCTGttaaccccttgtctcccattcCTTCTGATCCTTTTGCTTAATGCGCTGACGGTGAGACATATTCTAGTGGCCAGTGGAGGCCGCAGGAGGCTCCGGGCCCAGAGCaatggagagtatcagagtgaccCAGAAATGCAGAGCCGGAGGAAATCCATTGTCTTACTATTCACCATCTCGGGTAGTTTTATCCTTTTGTGGATGACATATGTTATACAGTTCCTTTATGAGCGATTTACAAATGATTATAAAATCAAAGGCTTCAGTGACCCCAAATTTATTCTCATCGAAAGTGCAAATATGCTTCAGctgctgagttgctgcacaaacacttttatttatgcaGCGACTCAGAGAAAATTCAGGGAGCATTTAAAGACTTCTGTGCAATATCCATTGTATGCAATAAGTAAATTAGTCAAATAG